TGTCTTTGTGACTTGTCTATTGGTTTGTCTTTGTTGGTTTGACTTTGTGGCTTGTCTTTATCTATCGTTTGTCTTTGTGGCTTGTCTTTATCTATCGTTTGTCTTTGTGGCTTGTCTTTATCTATCGTTTGTCTTTGTGACTTGTCTATTGGTTTGTCTTTGTTGGTTTGTCTTTGTGGCTTGTCTTTATCTATCGGTTGTCTTTGTGGCTTGTCTTTATCTATCGTTTGTCTTTGTGGCTTGTCTTTGTCTATTGGTTTGTCTTTGTTGGTTTGTCTTTGTGGCTTGTCTTTATCTATCGTTTGTCTTTGTGGCTTGTCTTTGTCTATTGGTTTGTCTTTGTTGGTTTGTCTTTGTGGCTTGTCTTTATCTATCGTTTGTCTTTGTGACTTGTCTATTGGTTTGTCTTTGTTGGCTTgtctttgtctgtttgtttgtctttgtgGCTTGTCTTTGTTGATTTGTCTTTGTGGCCTGTTTTGTCTATCGTTTGTCTTTATGGCTTgtctttgtctgtttgtttgtccttgTGGCTTGTCTTTGTCTGTTGGTTTGTCTTTGTGGCTTGTCTTTGTCTGTTGGTTTGTCTTTGTGGCTTGTCTTTGTCTATCGTTTATCATTGTGGCCTGTTTTGTCTATCGTTTGTCTTTATGGCTtatctttgtctgtttgtttgtctttgtgGCTTGTCTTTGACTGTTGGTTTGTTTTTGTGGCTTGTCTTTGTTGGTTTGTCTTTGTGGCTTGTCCTTGTATATCGTTTGTCTTTGTGGCCTGTTTTGTCTATCGTTTGTCTTTGTGGCTTgtctttgtctgtttgtttgtctttgtgGCTTGTCTTTGACTGTTGGTTTGTTTTTGTGGCTTGTCTTTGTTGGTTTGTCTTTGTGGCTTGTCCTTGTCTATCGTTTGTCTTTGTGGCCTGTTTTGTCTATCGTTTGTCTTTGTGGCCTgtctttgtctgtttgtttgtctttgtgGCTTGTCTTTGTCTGTTGGTTTGTCTATGTGGCTTGTCTTTGTTGATTTGTCTTTGTGGTTTGTCTTTGTGGCTTGTCTTTGTCTGTTGGTTTGTCTTTGTCTATCGTTTGTCTTTATTGGTTTGTCTTCctctgttgtttgtctttttctgtcCTTT
This sequence is a window from Mytilus edulis chromosome 1, xbMytEdul2.2, whole genome shotgun sequence. Protein-coding genes within it:
- the LOC139511652 gene encoding uncharacterized protein yields the protein MIIIVISVTCIPDFSPFTAWRIHGACMLDTKTSQQRPAKDRKRQTTEEDKPIKTNDRQRQTNRQRQATKTNHKDKSTKTSHIDKPTDKDKPQRQTNRQRQATKTNDRQNRPQRQTIDKDKPQRQTNKDKPQKQTNSQRQATKTNKQTKTSHKDKR